The Panicum hallii strain FIL2 chromosome 5, PHallii_v3.1, whole genome shotgun sequence genome contains the following window.
CTGCCGGTCAGGGAGGTAGGCACGTGCAAGACGGAGCCCAGTCGGAGTCCTCAGTCAGAGCCTCGGTACGGACCCAACCCTCGATCGTTCCCACAGTCAGGGACATGGGCCTTGGTCATCCTGACCGAGCTGTCAATCGGGGTTGTGGGCCGAGGTAGCCCAGATGAAGTTATCGCCTCATACAGACGGACGCTTTTTCCAGGCGCGACCTTGGGCTGGTCAACGAGAAGTGAGCCCGCTGGGGACCCTGTGTCCCTGGACCCGTCAGACGTCAGAGGCCCCCGAGCGGCTTTGCGATTTATTTAATCGTGAAGGCGCTATTCTCATGATGTCATGCTTTCACTCGGAGTGAGAGGTCGCATCGATCAGCCTCAGCCGCAGAGAGATACATTGTAAGAGAGGCTCCCCCTTGTGACCGCGAGTCAATTGGGTTGCCTTGGCCTTGCCGTGCAAAAAGTGCACCGCAGCACTGTTGGCTGCCTGCTCTTGGTGCAGAATCTCGAGGCCTACCCGAGGCGGAGTGGGCGTTCAGTCGGCGGCAGATGGACTGCTCGCCGTCGCCCCATGCCAAGGTGTCCTTGGGGTGGGGATGCAAGAAGGGGACTTGCAAGGAAGTTGTTCCTCCCAGTCTTCCCGCGCTTGGAGCAGCCCTCCCAAGGTTAACATTGTTACCACCCTGGTGGTGGTAACGGATTTTTCGTACATTGTAACGGCCATTGGCTGACTGTACTTTGTAATATTTATTTGCCAGGAACAAAGCGCGTTTATCCCGGGGTGTATTGTATTTGTCGCGCCCGTCCGTGAGTCCGGTCGGGGGCTGGAATTTTGCCATCCTTCCCGAGTGGGAATGCGGTTCCCCGACTTGCCGCGGCCCTGCCATAAAGGAGGGCGGTCAGGTCAACGGTGTCATGTGCATGTACCCGTGGAGGTGACCCCGTCCGCGGTATCCGCGATCGAAGGGGTTGAGCCGGGGCCACTTGCCTCCATGGCTTGAGTAACGAGCTCAGTGAGCTCCTAACGCGTGTATCCGGGCAAAATTCCGGGCGTCCGAGTGGAATCTAGGCCCGTCGCTCGTGACGGGGTCGGCAAAGCCTGTACGTCCCATTCCATTGCTCCATGACCTGCCTCCTGGCAGATGCCCGAGTCGTCCGACCGACTCAGGTGGCCCGCTGGCCTCTCCTCGATGGAGATTCTGTGGGTATGGCTCGAGGTCCGGATCGGATGAGAAGGTTGAGATGACCCGAATCGCTACCTAAGCAGGTCGGGCGAGGGCCGTTGGGGCTCATCTACGTTTTCTTCCTTGGCTCTGTTTGATGCGAGGCAGCCTCGAGTCCTCCACAGACAGCCCTTCGAACCTCAGTCGGTCGGGCTCCCAAGTCGGGACCCGTTAGCACGCTTTTATCATCTGTACACTTTTATCGAGTAATTAAATATGATTATTGACTAGAGATGTGCCGCATTGAGGCTTACCGGGGAAGTTGGAGCGCCACCCTATTTTTCGCATCCACGCCGCAGTCGTGGTAGGGCCCCTAGTGTTGCCGACCAGCTCCATGAACTTGGAGAGAGCTTGATGCCGGCGACGGCAATTGCGGAGGCAACCACCGCAGAGTAGATGAAGACAGCTCGCTGCACGGAGAGGGAAACAAGCCTGGGGGTGGTGGCGTCCAGGCAAGGAAGTCGAGTCGAGCATTGTCCCGACCGTGCTGTCCCTCGACCAACGGGCTCCTCCGGTTGATCCTGCAGCATGGCTTCTCCCGTCCACGTTGTCGGCCAACACGGATGAGGTGCCATAGTAAAAGCATTTATAGTtagcttttttaaaaaaatactcACGCGGGAACTTAATGGTTCCCCGAACGAACAGCTTTAAGTGTCAAGCATTTTTGTTTTATGGTGTTTGGGAAGCCTGTCCCACACGTATCCCTTTGTTTCCTAGAGTGACTTTTGCCTTCGCACCTTTCCCTTCGAACATGATCGCTAACCATAGGCTGCAGCGTGTAGCTTGGGGCTGGCCCGAGTGGCGTCAGCTGCTAGTTCGCCGTAGGTTGTGATGAGAGTTTGGTAGGTCAAGTGGTCCAACAAAAATCACTTAGATTGCGATGCAAAAACGGGTCGCCCTTTTGCTCGGGCGAAAAAAAAAGTTGGCTTTTTTGCGCGGGGGTGTTGAAGGGCCCTCGAGTGAACAATTTTAAGTGCTTGTAATCGCTTCATTTTTATGGTTTTCGGGAAGCTGGTCCCCCCGTATCTCTTTGTTTCCTGGAGTGATTTCTGCCTTTGCACCTTTGCTTTCGAACCTGCTCGTTAACCGTAGGCTGCAGCGTGTAGCCGGGGGTGGCCTGAGTGGCGTCAGCTGCTAGTTCACCATAGGTTATGACGAGGGTtcggtaggtcgaatgacccaaCAAAAATCACTTAGGTCATGATGGGAGAACAGGTCGCCCTTTCGCTTGGGCGAAAAATGTTGCCTTTTTGTGCATGATTTACAAAAGGAAAGAGGGGGTAGCAGCGCGTGTGGCGGTGCATCCCCATGGGGCCCCTGAGTGACCCGAGCCGAAAGTGTTCGGGCCGGGGCGCTATAGGAGTCGGCTCTTGGAATGAAAGCACACAAAAGGACTGAATTTAGCGGAAGAAACAACGTAACTGTTTGATGTTCCAAGTGTTGGAGAAGATGTTGCCGTCGTTGTCCTTCAATCGGCCGCCGCGACTGTGTTGGGGTTGGGGCGATgtcggttcttcttcttcctcttcttttgcCTTGAGGAAGGGCCCTCATCTTGGTCCTCCTGCTTGGCCTTGCCCATGGTCCGACCATCAATGAAGACTGCCCTGACTGCCTCCTCGCCGGAGGCGTGGTTCGTGGCGATGTCCAGGAGCTCGCGGGTGGTGCGCGGCTTTCGGTAGCCGAGCTTTATGAACGAGGGACCTGCAAGTGGTCCGGAGAGGAACGCACTGACGACGTTTGCGTCGATGAAGTCAGGGAGAGAATTGCATCGCTTGGAGAACTAGTGGATGTAGTCCCAGAGGGACTTGCCAGATTCTTGCTTGCAACTCTTGAGGTCCCGAGAGTTTCTGAGGCCCATGTACTTCCCTTGGAAGTTCCCGATGAAGACCTGCTTGAGCTCCGCCCAATCACGGATGTTGTTGGTCAGCAAGAATTCGAGCCATGCTCGAAAGTGCTCCCCGACACAGATGGGGAGGTACTGGATGATGAAGTAGTCATCATCCATCCCTCCGGCTCGGCAGCGAGTCGGAAGTCTTCCAGCCATACAGAGCGGTTCGTTTCCCTGGTGTACTTGGTGATGTTGGTGGGCGGTCAGAAGCGCGGCGGAAACGGCGCTTTCTAGATGCGATGACCGAAGGCCCGCAGACCCGAACCATCCGGGCTTGGGCTCTGGTCGTTGTCTCAATCTCGCGGTTTGCCACCTTGCCTGGGGCCTCCTCATACTGCCCCTTGGGTTGGCGGGAATCAGCCATGTCCGCGGCTACCTGCCGCGAGTGAATGACGTTGCTCGCGTCGTAGTTGGGCCCGAGTCAGCCGCGCACCGGCAAACATTGCACGGCGGGCGCTGGATTGGAGTGAGGCGCAGCCGCGGCATCACGGCCTGCCTGGGGTGGACGCCCTTGCTGCTGGTGGACTGAGGGGTTTGGCTGGTGCGAGCCCGCTCCCCCGACTAGGCAGGAGACCGCGTGCTGATGGCGTGATGCGGAGTTTTCCGCTTGCTGCACTGCAGGACGCTCCACCAGCGTCAGGATATTGCGATGGAGCTCCTGCTATTGAGGGTCCGCAAGCTAGGGCATGTTGCGTAGGAGCATCGCCGCTGCGGCAATGTTCAGTTCGGCCCGTGCAAATTACAGGGGGTCATTGGCGTCCGCAACAATGGTCTGCTGAACTTGACAGGCgcgcgcccgcacgccgcccgccACGTCATGAGCATTAGGCTTGGAGTTGCGTTGGGGGTGGATCGACGCGGGCGATGGCTGGTGCTCTCACCGCTGTCGTAGGTCCTCGTCGTGCGCCTAGGCATTAGCCAAGGCCTGCGCGCGCGGGTCTTGTGGGGTGTGCGTGTCCCCGGTTTCCACCGGAACCGGTTATGGCCCCTACACATCCGCTATGACTCATTCCCGTAGCACAGGACAGCCGAGTGACGACACATTCCCGACGCTGGAGCCATGAGTAAGGAGCTCATCATCGGAAAGGAGATCGTGGAACGAGGCGGGGCCGTACCCCATCATGCCCACGAGCTTGGTTGCGAGCAAAGGTAGCGGCATGGTTCTCGGGAGCTCCCTAGCGTGTACGCCTGCGGCGTTCGTGAGGTCGAACAAGGACTGGCCGCGCGGTGAGCGAAGCAGGGACAGTGGGGTCCCCCCGGAAAGTTGGCGGAAGAAGTTGTGCAGCGAGAACAGGACCAGGTCTACGCCGTTCGCTGAGGGGTCGGCACCGAGCATTAGCTGGATGCCTCGCGCCAGCGCCTCGGTGTTGAAGTCGGCCAGCAGCCCGTTCGAGGGAGTGTCTCCCTCGAGCGACGTCAGAGGAGTGGCCTCGCGGAGGCGAAGCGTGCCGAAACGATCGGCAATGAAGTCCAAGGTTCCGAATGCCTGGAAGGGTGCGAAGACGGGAGGTTTCCACGGGCCAATGCGAGGAGCCGCGGGAAACTCCATCGAGCCAAAGCGGATGTACCGCCCAGGCTCGTGAGGTCGGAGGTGCCGGAGATGGAGGCCATCCGATCGTCGGGACGGTGAACAGCACGATGTCTATCTCACGGATGGCACCAAACTATCATTTCAGgaaatggccggcagctaaaTCTACACGAAGTGTGTATCGCGCGTCCTGATCGGATGTGATCTggcacacaatgactcaagatttatattGGTTCATGTAAAATGCCCTACATCCAGTCGGGAGTCAGtcggttgtattgcttgagcccagaTGCTTAAGAGAGTCTTGGAGAAGTTCTTTCGAGTGAAGAGTTTTGGAAGAtggaagagttacaagctttcaaTGGAGGATGTGATAAGTTATCTCTGGTGGAAAATGTGGTTTGCCTAGGCAGCTGAGCCTCCCTTATACCCAAGGGTGCCAGCTTTACAGAGGAACTATGGATATTATACCCAAGGGTGCCAGCTTTCAGAGGAACTATGGATAGAAAAAGCTTGGTGGAGAAAGAGTTCTGACATGTTTTAAGAAAAAATCGGATATAATGGAAAGGATCCGGCTAATTTAGGGCCAGGCGTAATATAACGGTATGGCCCATCCTTTTTTGGAACGTTTCGGTAACCCCACCTACACCTCCTTTTCCCCCGCATTTCAACCCTACGGACCCACAAAACCGGGTTGTTTTTTCGTCAACGGCCACATCAGCGAAGAAAAAAAACGAAAATGCAACAGATAAAGTGCGTGACACACAGATTGAAAAATTCTCTTTACACGGCCATCATCTGCAAATTTGTTTCTAGGTTttagcaacaagatagatccGCGGAAAAAACACATTCCCTCCAGATGTGAAAACAACAAATCTTGAATTACAAAAAAGTTGCTACAACACCGAAATTAAACCGCGTGCGTAACAATATGGACAAATGTGTTGTTGTAGAATCCACTGATGTAGAACCTGATTCGAATCCACTATTGCAGAGCCTGATTGAATGGGGATAAAAAATGCTTGATTAGATTGATGCTGAACAAACTAGAAAACGTTGACATGCAGAAAATGTCTAAACGAAAATAACTGATCTGCCTGTTTAACAGTACATTATTGGGTAATGATTCATATTTAGTTGCTTTCGATGCATGTAAAAAATGCACTAGTGCTGTTGTTGTCTAATCAGATTTGTTACATGCTGAATGGTTGTGCAGGAGGGATATAGAAGATAAAAAATGGATTTAAACGAGCTCCCACCAGAATTTGATTATGATTTTCTAGATGTGTCAGATGCAAATCCACTTTATTGTACTCAGGCAGTAGTTGGAGAGGGAACGGTACATGAAATCGAGCATGTTCCAAATCAAGACTTCCGATGACGTAGTTTTTGTTGGCAACAATTTAGCCGATGTTAGCAACAATCTAGCTGAAAACACCTAGGATGTGCAGACAGTTGCTGATGACACCTAAGATGTAGCAAGCGTGGAAGAGATTTGGTCAACACCTCCAGTGCCGGCAATTATTTTGCACTAAGCAAGAAGGTGCAGGAGTTCTACAACTCGTATACAAAATGGATTGAGTTTTGAATGGAACTTTACACTTCTCAGGTTTAACAAGGGAACAACAGAaaattttgtttgtttgtaaCAAATGAAGGGCATTGGAGGAAAGCAAGAAAACAAAGGCAAGTCAACTGCTGAATCTGATGACAGCAAATTATGAGGTGGAGGATTCTGAACCTGAACATGACTTGGGGTAATGAAAATTAAATGTTCAATGAAAAATTGCCTGATGACATGCATAAATTTGCCTCTGCTAAAAAGAATTATTGCTTAACTAAGAACCACATAATAGTACTGCAGGGGAAAAAGGGAGAGAAAAAATATACTGCATCGGAGATATCACAGAGACTTGTTCTTCTGTGCTCTTGGCATTGTAATTGGCATGTGTTTGGAAAAAAAGCTGCACATTACCAAATGAAGAAGTTAGTGATGGTGGGGGAGCCGATGGCTAAGTCATGCACATCAAGGAGGCCACCATGCTAAAGGGGGTGTAGGATTTGTAGAGAGTGAGAAATGAAACACACAAACTCAGCTCTCTCTACCAACTCTAGTTCTAATAATAATTTTTTTTCATAGCAGAAGTATATGCGTTTAACCAATTATGCTCAGAAAAGTAAGCATATTTTATTCAGGATTGCTATGCGTGTATATATGGATATGTTTAGAATAAACTATCTAAATAGAAAAGGCTAATAGATAGAAATGTTCAAAATAACTAGATATATTTATGAAAATAACTAGAATAACTAGACATGTACTTATGAagatgcatctgatgaacaaacAAATGATAACATGAGTTGTTTTGTTAAATCAGAAAAAGCTAATACACAATGAGTCAAAGACACAACCTAAGTAAACAACCACCAGCCTATTCATTCAACCTGATATATGATCATCAGGCTATTGTCAGCCTAAAATATATCAAGAAAATGACATAGCACATGTTGCTTTTTTTTGGGGAGGGGGGGAAGCATCAAGTTGACTCACCTTGTGCGCTTTTTCTGTTGGATGTTAGTCTTCCCCCTGTTAGCAAAACTTCATTTCAAACACTGAAAAACCCAACATCACAGATAGGAAAACCCCTGTCAAAAATCCAGTCACAGTCGAGAGGGTGGGAGGCTCTAGGAGGATGGGGAATCGCTCACCTGATTCTGACCTAAGCTTCCGCCACACCAGATCACGGAGAGCCGCGAGTTGCTGATGATTTGCGCTTCCAGTCGTCCCGGATTCCAGATGCGCTCGCCAATGAGCTCCACCAAACAAAACGCAAAAATCAAAAATCAAAATCGACTGCTGGGAGTAGGCTGAGAGGTTGAAGTTTGTGTTCTCCCTCTACCAAAAAACCAGGAAAATAAGCGTCCAAAATCAAGCCAATTCAAAGCGCAGAAACAAAAACTCTTGGACAAACAATTTCTCACATTTATCATGTGCATCCATTCCTCCGCAGCTAACTAGATCTCACTGATTGCATCACCATCATCAGGTCAGGTGTCTGCTCGGCGCTGATTGCGGCCGTCTTGCTCTATTTTTGCTGCTGCCAATGTGCCATGGCATAAGCCACAACATAGTCAAACCTAGCTGCCATAAACCTAAACAACCACTGCAAGCTCAGCATACGTAATGGGTAGCTGGCAATAAAACGACATTGTGCTGAAGCATCAAGTCTACCTCCCATAATAGGGCAAAGCCTATACTATACAAAAACCTACCTAATACAAAAACCGTCTATGAGCATTTCACTGTTGCCCAGTCTATGCCACCGGAATAGCGCTGCAATAGATACTGCGCCTCTCAATCACCGAGCAGAAACGTTACCATCGCCACCAGTTTTTTTAAATATTGCACCTTGCAGAAGATACGAAGCCTTGTTTCTGACCTGCATAAGACAACATGCTTGAGCCCAAGCAGAGGAAACGGCGCGTCAACAACTCAAGCCAATCAAATTTCTTTACCTTTGGAGCATAGAATCCCCAGTTTGTGCATGCAATCTGCGTGGAACAGTTGCGCAGATAATTACGCCAAGTATCAACGATCTTAGTCTTATCTCTGAATGCATCACTTGAGAAAAGTAAGTTGTCCATCAATACTAGATACACATAAAGCCTGAAAAAGTCACATTCTTTCTCCTTCACATTGATGGATGTCACTAGCTTCAAAATCTTTTCAACATTCCCCACCTATAAGCATGGACGGCAAACAGTCATTGCACAAAACCAAAAGGGCACAAGGCAGCACATGCATTTTTAGCACTCTCATGCTTACCTTGAGGCCAAAGTTAAACTTCAGCAGCTGAAGCGCCAGCTGACTCCTCAGGAATTTACTGCGCTTATTGGTTCCAGTAATGCAGTCGACTATCCTTAAACAATTAAGGTCCATACTGACCCTGCCATGTTATGAAATTCACTTAAATAGGCATAAAATAAATCCTAAAGAGAAAACCTTTACTCTGTATGCGACTTTAGCATGCCCTAAATGTAACACGGAAGCTTAAGTCCTAACTACAGGCCCATATTGAGGTATAAGTTGCAGATAACTCCTAGTCAATCTTTCATGCATACTTTAATTACTCCACACTTCCTGGGTTGTGCAAATGAATATAATTTATAACAGACAACCACACATCTGcacaaaaaaatatatatattaccTCTTGGCGATTGATTCAGCCACCATCACACAGCTACTTTCCCACTCACTTGTATCAAAGTATAATACAAGTGAATTAAGGCAGTCTCCCAAAATAATCAGGAGCCCTTCAAGCCCACGGTCCAAAAAGAGGGAAATGACAATAACAAGGAGTTCTTCTGCCTCAGAAGCTGAGAAGATGGAACACACTTTTCTGTACATTAAACAAATGGAATAATAAAGCAGAATTAACTAGGTAAGCAAATTCAAACCTTTGGCAACATCATTGCATTTATCATATTTCTTAAGGATCAAATTAACAAAGAAATGGAGATTACTATTGCAGAGACACGTTGCCAATTTGGAATAAAGAATGAAACTTGAAATGTGCACTAGATTGGTACAACTGGGACTCCGTTCCAGGCAAATATTAATATAGCATCATAATGTCagacaaaaacatcttttaccaATACAAGTACTGAACTGGGCATTCTATTGAAGACAGAACATGGCAACACAAAGCACAAAAGAGAGTATGTTTTGAATTTCACGAGCAAATAATTAAAGACAATCATCTTATGTTGATTGGTGTCTACCAGTTTAAGTTTTATAAGGGAACAGCAAGCAGAAATACATAATAACAATATCCAGTGTGTTAAAGATTGTACCTGATTTTGCAGCAAGCAGATACAACTCTTAACCATACAATGATGTTATGAGGTGGACCAGC
Protein-coding sequences here:
- the LOC112893758 gene encoding uncharacterized protein LOC112893758 isoform X1, whose translation is MVMDEPLDFEEEEDPLFPAPRPTKRKKVIGLDDLLLDYFGTGKDLRKVKAAKTKHGPMGHDSDEEDKKGREDEICKIFEDCEEKAKGLDARDDVTPWGQQIFGCQKASSNLSDMGVENCKLLLSFCASEHLGFDLEIQQGEGFLEGMLMDGWLLKLVHIGGSVEDSIASWTLTKLLYSSNKKLQVSATDFWDSILSLDEDDKLLVNLGYFPSYSVLKCAMLSYGYLFENPGTKASTSESATADSSDAGPPHNIIVWLRVVSACCKIRKVCSIFSASEAEELLVIVISLFLDRGLEGLLIILGDCLNSLVLYFDTSEWESSCVMVAESIAKRVSMDLNCLRIVDCITGTNKRSKFLRSQLALQLLKFNFGLKVGNVEKILKLVTSINVKEKECDFFRLYVYLVLMDNLLFSSDAFRDKTKIVDTWRNYLRNCSTQIACTNWGFYAPKVRNKASYLLQGAIFKKTGGDAHWRAHLESGTTGSANHQQLAALRDLVWRKLRSESVFEMKFC